aacaaaaatccaaaaatcagtagaagatagaaatcaaacaatcaatcAGAAAAAGTAATGAATCAAACCTATTCGATACAAACAGAAGATAAAATTgatacaaacctatttgttgttcttcaatgcatcGTCTCAAACTCGTCAGATCTGAAATCCACTGAATAACATCAATAAATTGAGAAAAAACAACAATGAATCCTTGTTCTTCGTCTCCTCTTTAACACAGCAACAGACTAACGAACTCTTGTTCTTCAATGCAACAATTTCGTGTgaagaaaaaacctaattttgtttctgaagaaaaaatcAACGAGAGCAGAGAGAATGGAGAGCTGAAAactaatttgatttgattttctgtttctgttaCCGTATAAAACAGCTTTAAATACTGGAAGGTAATTATGGTATTTTCACATTTATTAAAAAtcctgatgacgtcagcaatccgggaaaattcaaaaccaggcccaaaaaaaaaatttgaacctaaaaatatcaaaaatggaagtgtggagttgatagtggaggatccatttagtgggacttgtatatgttgaacccatatattaGGGGTTCTAGTATCTTTCACTTAAAGACAAAATGATGGTCAAAAATTTGAGAGAGGGAGAGGCGGCACCGAACTTGAAGATAATTCTCAATTTTACAGTAAATAGCCAGCCAACACTTGAGTAACATGAAAAAGAGTCTCTTCTTCCTATAAAATGTACAACTCATAATAGTATTCTCTCTCTCTGTCTGTTTACAGTCTACACTGACCTTGATTCCACATCCAAGAAAAAAAACCCACTTTTCCACTCACAGACAcacacaaaaagaagaagaaaaatagaagaagatcaccatttttggtttcaactaACTTAAATTTTCTTCAAATGCCTGAAGAAGATTTGGTTGAGCTTAAGTTCAGGTTATACGATGGAACTGATATTGGTCCTATCAGATATTCGTCTGCATCTACTGTTTCTATGCTCAAAGAAAGGATAATTGCTGATTGGCCTAAAGGTAACAACTTCCTTCTTTTGTTCAAAGTTTTTAATCAGAGAAAAAAAATGGGTTTTGCCGTTTGATTTGTGTAGCTTTATCTATTTTGATTTGGAGAAACCATTGTGTGTTAGTACAATTTATAGTAATTATTTGAGGAAGTTAAGATAGTCGATGTATTTGGGTTTGGAATTCATCAAAATGCTTCGCTTACAATGTCTGACTATGATTGGAGAAATTAAGTTTAGAGCAACTGTAGGATGTTTGTCGGTGTGCATTGAATTTGTCTCAAACAATTGATCTAAATAACTTATGAGCAAATTTAATGTGTCTCTTTACTAAGTTTTGACTTATGAATAGTTTTTTGTAGAAATGTTGATAAAATTGTGTAGTGGAAGTAGGATGAGATGTTTTAGTGGAATATAGGGTCCTCAGCATGGCtgctttttcttcttttgtatCTGGTAGGAAATGCTATCTTTTATACTAGCAATGACGACTTTAGCTTGGAAAAATTGAAGGAAAATGGGTTCCCATTGTTTGGGGTTGGCGAATGGGAATAACTGGTTCGTACACCTTTATTATCCCGATTCGATGATATAAAACTTTGATGAAGGTCATGGTGGTCCGTTCGATTGACGAGCATAGAAATGTGGGAGGTGGATGGAAAGAATATATACCCCATGTGAGAAGGGTTTGTAAGATAGACTAAAGTGACTTTTGAGATGTCCACATGGGGTTGGAATTTTGTTGAATGCCAAGCTGATGGATTGTTTCAAGTGTACTAACCTTGTAATCTATCAAGGGGCATGTGACTGGAGAATTTCCTTCTTATTGATGCCGGTTTAGCTAACCACTACTACATTCTGagatattttgattttttaaaactttggttttgtCGTATGGATTGCAATAACTTGTCCTTACCCACAACACTCAACAAAATACTGTCTGTAGATGAATTGACAGCAAGAATGAGAGTCATATGGTGATTTTCTCTTTTCTATTGCGTCGCCATTAGTGTAATTTGAAATTATTTTCAATTATATTTCGTCATATCAccttgtggatatattttttgcTACCGATCATAAAAGAACACAACACTCCTGTGTGCATGATATTCTTACATCTTTCAACTAAAAATATATATGGTCTTACTGAAAGAAAGATATAGGGCAGCATTTTTAGAGCACAAATGCATAATCCAACCTTGGCAGCTATATCTTTTTTTTCTCTGTTGGGTGCTATATATATCAGTGATCTGTCATTTTTGTACTTAATGCTAATCGATGCTTCTTCAGTTTCTCATTTAAGGATTTTGGTTCTGTAGATAAAAAAGTTATACCCAAGGCAGCGAATGATGTGAAGCTGATTAGTGCTGGGAAGATTTTGGAAAACAACAAGACTGTTGGTCAATGTAAAGCGCCTTTTGGTGAACTTCCCGGAGGTGTTATCACGATGCATGTCGTTGTGCAGCCATCTCTAGCCAAATCAAAAACAGGTAGTTGGCTCTTAACCCCAGCATCCATTGTTTTCCTCCATATTGCACTTCTCCTGCATTTCACAGAGGAGCTAGTTATATTATATGTAAATGATTCTACTTTCAAAATTTCCCACCACTTGAAAGTTAAAAGGCTAATTTGGAGAGGGATTCTGTAACCCGAGGTATTCTGGACTTGAACTCACCCCTGCCTCTTGCACTCTGTGTCCATTGGCCTAAAGTATGTCGCCTTCACCCGGGGAGTGCCACGGAACTAATTACAGGAATAACACCATTTTCTATTCGGTTTCCAGTCAAAGCATATGAAAACCCTAAGAAACATATGATTAGCAGTAGGAAATGGGTCATTCCACTTTTTTATGCTCCTGTCACTTGAATTTGCATGGGCTGGTGGAGAATAGAGCTTTTTGTTTTTATGTTCACATGTTCTTCAGTCACTTTATATCTTCAAAACCTGGATCATAGCCATGGGTGAAACTGGAATTGAATTAGATGTAACGGAGAGTGGAAACAGGTCATCCTCACCTCAATGAAACAAATCAGCTTTTGCCCTTACGCTCATATGCAGTAATTAAGATTATACATGGTTGTAGACTTGTAGCAGTCAACATCTTTTCGCTTTAACAGAATTTAAGTTTATCTATTGGTTTTACCTCGTATACATTTTTTCTCCCAAGATCATTGATTTCTAAATTGTCTGGACAGAAAAGAAGGTCGAAGATTCCCCTAGGAAGACCGTTTGCTCTTGCTCCATACTATAAACGAAGAGCAAACAAGATAACCAATTTAAACTTGTAGAGAGTTGCAAGGTCTGGCACGCTCCCATCTGCTAAGATTGGTGTTGCGCTTTGATAAAGTAAAGTATATCCTAACAGTATCAACTGTAGCCTTTAGGCTGTTCTTGTGTACCAGCATTGTGATgctgacatatatatatatatactgtaTACCTGTAACACGACCACAGTAGTGCTCGATATACTACTGTTGTATACTTTTCGTTATTTTGATTACAAAGTTATTATTGCTGAGGCAGACTAACTGTTCATGAATCATGAATGAATCTGGAGAGATTTCCAAACTTACTAGGCTGAGATGTGTAGATTTTGGCAGTTGCCGACATGTTATTTACACTGGGCCAATTTCTAGGCTAGACTGCATCATATTTCTTTTTGGGGACTATGTCAACTTCCAGCTTCCACCTTGTAGAGTGACAACAACAAGAAACATAAAACAATACAAAACAGATTTACAAGAACAAGAATAACAAGAATTGCAGAAACCACAATTTCTATGTGGAAAAACCTTTTCTctcattttctctctttttataaataaataaattaaaaattataTGACTTT
This genomic stretch from Papaver somniferum cultivar HN1 chromosome 5, ASM357369v1, whole genome shotgun sequence harbors:
- the LOC113281410 gene encoding membrane-anchored ubiquitin-fold protein 3-like isoform X2, which translates into the protein MPEEDLVELKFRLYDGTDIGPIRYSSASTVSMLKERIIADWPKDKKVIPKAANDVKLISAGKILENNKTVGQCKAPFGELPGGVITMHVVVQPSLAKSKTEGRRFP
- the LOC113281410 gene encoding membrane-anchored ubiquitin-fold protein 3-like isoform X1, with product MPEEDLVELKFRLYDGTDIGPIRYSSASTVSMLKERIIADWPKDKKVIPKAANDVKLISAGKILENNKTVGQCKAPFGELPGGVITMHVVVQPSLAKSKTEKKVEDSPRKTVCSCSIL